From Rhodoferax sp. AJA081-3, the proteins below share one genomic window:
- a CDS encoding isochorismatase family protein produces the protein MNTCLIVIDVQESFRNRPYSTERDMPEYLAAQNALIAGCVAQGVPIVRILHTDGPATPDNAFARESGHVVPLKGLLDFEAAATFYKNRHSALVGTGLDVWLTSHGMQRLIISGIRTEQCCETTTRHASDLGWSVDYCVDATLTFDMVQPDGRPLSAADIKARTATVLTDRFATLCTVDEALSRAR, from the coding sequence ATGAACACCTGTCTGATTGTGATCGACGTCCAGGAATCTTTTCGCAACCGCCCCTACTCCACCGAACGCGACATGCCCGAATACCTGGCTGCGCAAAATGCGCTGATTGCGGGCTGTGTGGCCCAGGGCGTACCCATTGTGCGTATCTTGCACACCGACGGCCCGGCCACCCCCGACAACGCCTTTGCCCGCGAGTCCGGCCATGTCGTACCGCTCAAGGGACTGCTGGATTTCGAAGCCGCAGCCACGTTCTACAAGAACCGCCACAGCGCATTGGTCGGCACCGGGCTGGACGTGTGGCTCACCAGCCACGGCATGCAGCGCCTCATCATCAGCGGCATTCGCACCGAGCAATGCTGTGAAACGACGACCCGCCACGCCTCGGACCTGGGCTGGAGTGTGGACTACTGTGTGGACGCCACCCTGACCTTTGACATGGTGCAGCCCGATGGACGCCCGTTGAGCGCCGCCGACATCAAAGCCCGCACCGCCACCGTGCTGACAGACCGGTTTGCCACGCTGTGCACGGTGGACGAGGCGCTGAGCCGCGCCCGATAA
- a CDS encoding GlxA family transcriptional regulator codes for MVNVYFVLLPNSLILDWAGPAEALRMANQALVAQGQNPRFSLHFVSPLPSAPSSVGVVLGGLQGLPVLDSPDANAPTTWVVLVGQAGDGALRLDSDASRTVLHWLRGLKVAAGRLELMTICAGAVLAAHAGLLAGRRATTHHQHLDELRRVEPQCDVVANRVFVEDGAVYSSAGVTTGLDLVLHRISAECGPALAAQVAQTMVVALRRGPNDPELSPFLAYRAHMHPALHRVQDAVSQAPETGWTVPGMAAVAHTSPRHLTRLFLDHAGIAPLQYLRRIRLAVAQTALQSGRNVTQAAEMAGFSSDTQLRRAWHQFELAGTPSDPRLGA; via the coding sequence ATGGTCAACGTCTACTTTGTCCTGCTGCCCAATAGTCTGATACTGGACTGGGCCGGCCCGGCCGAGGCGCTGCGCATGGCCAACCAGGCCCTTGTCGCGCAGGGCCAGAACCCGCGGTTTTCACTGCACTTTGTCAGCCCGCTGCCCAGTGCGCCCAGCTCGGTCGGCGTGGTGCTGGGTGGTCTGCAGGGTTTGCCCGTGCTGGATTCCCCAGACGCCAACGCACCCACCACTTGGGTGGTGCTGGTGGGCCAGGCGGGTGATGGTGCCCTGCGGCTGGACTCCGACGCATCACGCACCGTATTGCACTGGCTGCGGGGACTGAAGGTGGCCGCTGGGCGGCTGGAGCTGATGACCATTTGCGCCGGTGCCGTGCTGGCCGCCCACGCCGGCCTGCTGGCCGGGCGCCGCGCCACCACGCACCACCAGCACCTGGACGAGTTGCGCCGGGTGGAGCCGCAATGCGACGTGGTGGCCAACCGCGTGTTTGTGGAAGACGGCGCGGTCTACAGCAGCGCCGGGGTAACCACCGGCCTGGATCTGGTCTTGCACCGCATCAGCGCGGAATGCGGCCCGGCGCTGGCCGCACAGGTCGCGCAAACCATGGTGGTCGCACTGCGCCGCGGTCCCAACGACCCGGAGTTGTCGCCCTTTCTGGCCTACCGCGCCCATATGCACCCGGCCCTGCACCGCGTGCAAGACGCTGTCAGCCAGGCCCCCGAAACCGGTTGGACGGTACCCGGCATGGCCGCTGTAGCCCACACCTCGCCGCGCCATCTCACCCGCTTATTTCTGGACCATGCGGGTATCGCACCCCTGCAGTACCTGCGCCGCATCCGCCTGGCTGTCGCACAAACGGCGTTGCAGTCCGGCCGCAACGTGACACAGGCGGCCGAGATGGCCGGTTTCAGTTCCGACACCCAATTGCGCCGCGCCTGGCACCAGTTTGAACTGGCCGGAACACCATCCGATCCACGGCTGGGTGCTTAG
- a CDS encoding head GIN domain-containing protein has protein sequence MQTSPRLLSAVASLALAGVLTMAVTPVQAGNWFGNKTVAGSGTASSVKRELAPFHAIAVDMHGKIELIQGNAEGVVVEADDNLLPLIETVVTNGQLRIRTAKGVNLPGSTKVKVTVHVRNIDKLSLAGSADLSAARLSAPKLASNIAGSGTITITDLQSDDLKVSIAGSGSFEAQGVANALVVNIAGSGDVSASKLSAQEVKVSIAGSGDASLWVRKALSVSIAGSGDVRYYGEGSLRDASTMGSGSIKQLGAAPPV, from the coding sequence ATGCAAACCAGCCCACGGCTTCTCTCTGCGGTTGCGTCGCTGGCTCTGGCGGGCGTACTGACTATGGCCGTCACGCCGGTGCAGGCCGGCAATTGGTTCGGAAATAAAACGGTGGCAGGCTCCGGCACTGCCAGCAGTGTCAAACGCGAACTGGCACCCTTCCATGCGATTGCCGTCGACATGCATGGCAAGATCGAGTTGATCCAGGGTAATGCCGAAGGCGTGGTGGTGGAAGCCGACGACAACCTGCTGCCCTTGATTGAGACCGTGGTTACCAACGGGCAGTTGCGCATCCGCACCGCGAAGGGCGTGAACCTGCCGGGCAGCACCAAGGTCAAGGTCACGGTCCATGTGCGCAACATCGACAAGCTGTCGCTGGCAGGCTCTGCGGACCTGTCTGCGGCGCGCCTGTCGGCCCCCAAGCTGGCCAGCAATATCGCCGGTTCTGGCACGATCACGATCACGGACCTGCAGAGTGATGACCTGAAGGTTTCGATCGCCGGTAGCGGAAGCTTTGAAGCACAAGGCGTGGCCAATGCCCTGGTGGTGAACATCGCGGGGTCCGGCGATGTCAGTGCCTCCAAATTGTCCGCACAAGAGGTGAAAGTCAGTATTGCCGGTTCGGGCGATGCAAGCCTGTGGGTGCGCAAAGCCTTGAGTGTCAGCATCGCCGGTTCCGGTGATGTGCGCTACTACGGCGAAGGCAGCTTGCGCGACGCGTCCACCATGGGTTCGGGCAGCATCAAACAACTGGGTGCAGCGCCCCCCGTGTAA
- a CDS encoding alpha/beta fold hydrolase yields the protein MSARTVTQVTHRIPGLVLRDHTFILPLDYAKPGRTINVYAREVVAPGKEDANLPYLVYFQGGPGSGAPRPADAGGWIGRALQDYRVLLLDQRGTGRSTPVTAQTLAGLGDAQTQADYLMHFRADNIVRDAEAIRQQLLGDQPWSILGQSYGGFCAMRYLSASPQGLKHVLITGGIPSLTRPADDVYRATYRRVADKNRLYYQRYPDDAALVRRIVDHLRTHAVQLPGGGDLTPQRFLQLGLHLGMSGGFEALHYLLEEAFVTGADGQALLNWNFLFHLEQMQNFDTNPIYTLLHEACYTQGTASQWSAQRLLAECPEFALDGVEPVLFTGEMVYPWMLDAYTQLRPLKDAANILAARADWPQLYDVQRLKQNTVPVAAAVYYDDMYVHREFSEETAALVPNIKLWMTNEYEHNGLRADGGAVLGRLLRMVRGEV from the coding sequence ATGAGTGCCCGTACCGTGACGCAGGTTACCCATCGCATTCCCGGTCTGGTGTTGCGCGACCATACGTTTATATTGCCACTGGATTACGCCAAGCCGGGCCGCACCATCAACGTGTATGCGCGCGAAGTGGTTGCGCCAGGCAAAGAAGATGCAAATCTTCCCTACCTGGTTTACTTCCAGGGCGGCCCAGGCTCCGGCGCTCCGCGGCCGGCCGATGCTGGCGGCTGGATAGGGCGAGCACTGCAAGACTACCGGGTGCTGCTGCTGGACCAGCGTGGCACCGGGCGTTCCACGCCAGTCACTGCGCAAACACTGGCGGGGTTGGGCGATGCCCAGACGCAGGCCGATTACCTGATGCACTTCCGTGCCGACAACATCGTGCGTGATGCGGAGGCCATTCGCCAGCAGCTCCTGGGCGACCAGCCATGGAGCATCTTGGGCCAGAGTTATGGCGGCTTTTGCGCCATGCGTTACCTCAGTGCCTCGCCACAGGGCCTGAAGCATGTCTTGATCACGGGCGGCATTCCGTCCCTCACACGGCCTGCCGACGATGTGTACCGCGCCACCTACCGCCGCGTGGCGGACAAGAACCGTCTTTACTACCAGCGTTACCCCGATGACGCAGCACTGGTCCGCAGAATCGTGGACCACCTGCGTACCCACGCGGTGCAGTTGCCCGGTGGCGGTGATTTGACTCCGCAGCGCTTTTTGCAGCTGGGCCTACACCTGGGCATGAGTGGTGGCTTTGAGGCCCTGCATTACCTGCTGGAAGAAGCCTTTGTGACCGGTGCGGATGGTCAGGCCTTGCTGAACTGGAATTTTCTGTTCCATCTGGAGCAGATGCAAAACTTCGACACCAACCCCATCTACACGCTGCTGCATGAAGCCTGCTACACCCAGGGCACTGCCAGCCAGTGGTCGGCGCAGCGCCTGCTGGCCGAATGCCCCGAGTTCGCGTTGGATGGTGTAGAGCCCGTGCTGTTCACGGGCGAGATGGTGTACCCGTGGATGCTGGATGCTTACACCCAGTTGCGCCCACTCAAGGACGCTGCGAACATTCTGGCCGCTCGGGCAGACTGGCCGCAACTCTACGATGTGCAGCGCCTGAAGCAGAACACGGTGCCCGTGGCCGCGGCCGTCTACTACGACGACATGTATGTACACCGCGAGTTTTCAGAAGAAACCGCTGCGCTGGTGCCCAACATCAAGCTGTGGATGACCAATGAATACGAGCACAACGGACTGCGCGCCGATGGCGGCGCAGTGTTGGGGCGTTTGTTGAGAATGGTGCGCGGCGAGGTCTGA
- a CDS encoding M3 family metallopeptidase gives MKLQTTVLAALAACFVPHALAATTPALRGVIALPTAAAIPKLCEQGIAQARTRIEQIKAVPLDRVNAKTVLHAWNALDMGLQDIGGPIGLLSETSPDPEVRKAAEACDLLLSALPNEYLQSEALFQRVKALKTTDPVDAMARQSILDDFEERGVNLPTAKRDRAKAIFERLDKLAQDFSRNVRDTKTKLAFSEAQLQGVLPAALTGRAKDEQGNYLFGLDYPEFDAIMNNVQVEATRKAFWTAFQQRGGTENLGLLQEAVTLRLELAQLMGETNFADWTIKRRMAGTAANVTRFLDDVQGKVEALERKELDELRAEKVANTGDKDAVLKRWDVSFYQQRLKKLRYSVDQSAVRAQFPTDPTIDWMMQVTSKLYGVHFKANKSLPVWQADVRGYDVFDTASGQYLSSFYLDLFPRDGKYKHAAAFPVRGVSAVGGRTPISVLVTNFNREGFDQNELETLFHEFGHIMHGVLSKTRYVLNAGTGVKRDFVEAPSQMFEEWSRRPETLVMFAQVCPTCKPIDPKLMERMNASRAFGKGIQYARQRLYAAWDMSLHTPKVVDAMQTWAELEGKTPLGYEAGTMVPAGFGHVMGGYQAGYYGYMWSEVLALDMRSAFGNNVMDTRLGTRYRKLILESGGQRAPSELVEAFLQRKPSSEAFFREISGK, from the coding sequence ATGAAGCTTCAAACCACGGTGCTTGCGGCCCTTGCCGCTTGTTTTGTACCCCATGCCTTGGCAGCCACTACGCCCGCTTTGCGCGGTGTGATTGCGTTGCCCACGGCGGCCGCCATTCCCAAGCTGTGTGAGCAAGGCATCGCCCAAGCCCGCACTCGTATTGAGCAGATCAAGGCAGTACCTTTGGACCGCGTGAATGCCAAAACCGTGTTGCACGCGTGGAACGCGCTGGACATGGGCTTGCAGGACATCGGCGGCCCTATCGGCCTGTTGTCTGAGACCAGTCCCGACCCCGAGGTGCGAAAGGCCGCTGAAGCCTGCGACTTGCTGCTGTCGGCACTGCCCAATGAATACCTGCAAAGCGAGGCTTTGTTCCAGCGCGTCAAGGCGCTGAAGACTACCGACCCGGTGGACGCCATGGCCCGCCAGAGCATTCTGGATGACTTTGAAGAACGTGGCGTCAACCTGCCCACCGCCAAACGCGACCGGGCCAAGGCCATCTTCGAGCGGCTGGACAAACTGGCCCAAGACTTCTCGCGCAATGTGCGCGACACCAAGACCAAACTGGCGTTTTCCGAAGCGCAATTGCAGGGTGTTTTGCCCGCCGCACTGACTGGCCGTGCCAAGGACGAGCAGGGCAACTACCTGTTTGGTCTGGACTACCCCGAGTTTGATGCCATCATGAACAACGTGCAGGTAGAAGCCACCCGCAAGGCGTTCTGGACCGCATTCCAGCAACGCGGTGGCACAGAAAACCTGGGTTTGCTGCAAGAGGCTGTCACGTTGCGGCTGGAGCTGGCGCAGCTGATGGGCGAAACCAATTTTGCCGACTGGACCATCAAGCGCCGCATGGCGGGCACAGCGGCTAACGTGACCCGCTTCCTGGACGACGTTCAGGGCAAGGTGGAGGCCCTGGAGCGCAAGGAGCTGGACGAGTTGCGCGCCGAAAAGGTGGCAAACACGGGTGACAAGGACGCAGTGCTCAAACGCTGGGATGTGTCGTTTTACCAGCAGCGCCTGAAGAAGTTGCGCTACAGCGTGGACCAGAGCGCAGTGCGCGCCCAGTTTCCCACCGACCCGACGATTGACTGGATGATGCAGGTCACCAGCAAGCTCTATGGTGTGCATTTCAAAGCCAACAAGAGCCTGCCCGTGTGGCAGGCGGATGTGCGTGGTTATGACGTGTTTGATACGGCCAGCGGCCAATACCTGTCCAGCTTCTATCTGGACCTGTTTCCGCGCGATGGCAAATACAAACACGCGGCAGCTTTCCCGGTGCGGGGCGTCTCCGCGGTGGGTGGGCGCACCCCCATCTCGGTCTTGGTGACCAACTTCAACCGTGAGGGTTTTGACCAGAACGAGTTGGAGACCTTGTTCCACGAGTTTGGTCACATCATGCACGGCGTGTTGTCCAAAACGCGTTACGTGCTGAATGCCGGTACCGGCGTCAAACGTGATTTTGTGGAAGCGCCGTCGCAGATGTTTGAGGAGTGGTCGCGCCGCCCTGAAACGCTGGTCATGTTTGCCCAGGTCTGCCCTACCTGCAAACCGATCGACCCCAAGCTGATGGAGCGCATGAATGCATCACGCGCCTTTGGCAAGGGCATCCAGTACGCCCGCCAGCGCCTGTACGCAGCCTGGGATATGTCCCTGCATACCCCCAAGGTGGTAGACGCCATGCAAACCTGGGCCGAGCTGGAGGGCAAAACCCCGTTGGGCTATGAAGCCGGGACCATGGTGCCTGCCGGTTTCGGCCATGTGATGGGAGGCTACCAGGCCGGCTACTACGGCTATATGTGGTCCGAAGTGTTGGCGCTGGATATGCGCTCGGCCTTTGGGAACAATGTGATGGACACCCGGCTGGGCACACGCTACCGCAAGCTGATTCTGGAGAGCGGTGGCCAGCGGGCGCCGTCCGAATTGGTGGAGGCCTTCCTGCAGCGCAAGCCGTCTTCTGAGGCATTTTTCCGCGAAATCTCCGGCAAGTAA
- a CDS encoding SirB1 family protein produces MNLSFDQPTPLEYFASLVESDGEFTLFEAAVSLAQDEYPEMDVQSVLGEVDQLLARLRRRLAADTGPVQKLRVLNQFFYQDLGFGGNANDFYDPDNSFIHRLLHTRRGIPITLAVLWMELAQGLGLAVRGVGFPGHFLVKVNLPMGQVVIDPLTGKSMSREELSERLEPYRKRSGLLDELETPLGLYLQTAPSRDIIARMLRNLKEIHKSQNDWQRLLAVQERLVILLPQSWPEYRDRGLAHAELGHIEQALSDLECYLVHAEDQVNLDAIADWVDALRRS; encoded by the coding sequence ATGAACCTGTCCTTTGACCAACCCACGCCGCTGGAATACTTCGCCTCCCTCGTGGAGAGTGACGGTGAATTCACGCTGTTTGAGGCAGCCGTCAGCCTGGCCCAGGACGAATACCCCGAGATGGATGTGCAGTCCGTGCTGGGCGAGGTAGACCAGCTGCTGGCCCGCCTGCGCAGGCGCCTGGCGGCGGACACGGGCCCCGTGCAAAAGCTGCGGGTGCTCAACCAGTTCTTCTACCAGGATCTGGGCTTTGGTGGCAATGCCAACGATTTTTACGACCCCGACAACAGCTTCATCCACCGCTTGCTGCACACACGCCGCGGCATCCCCATCACACTGGCAGTCTTGTGGATGGAGCTGGCCCAAGGCTTGGGGCTGGCGGTGCGGGGCGTGGGGTTTCCGGGGCACTTTCTGGTTAAGGTCAACTTGCCCATGGGCCAGGTGGTGATCGACCCATTAACCGGCAAGTCGATGAGCCGCGAGGAACTGTCCGAGCGGCTGGAGCCCTACCGCAAGCGCAGCGGCCTGCTCGACGAGTTGGAAACCCCCCTGGGCTTGTACCTGCAGACCGCACCCTCACGCGACATCATTGCCCGCATGCTGCGCAACCTGAAGGAAATCCACAAGTCGCAAAACGACTGGCAGCGCCTGCTGGCGGTACAGGAGCGCCTGGTGATTTTGCTGCCCCAGTCCTGGCCCGAATACCGCGACCGCGGACTGGCCCACGCCGAACTGGGCCACATCGAACAGGCCCTGTCAGACCTGGAGTGTTACCTGGTGCATGCCGAAGACCAGGTCAACCTGGATGCCATTGCCGACTGGGTGGATGCACTGCGGCGCTCCTAG
- the murJ gene encoding murein biosynthesis integral membrane protein MurJ, protein MSLIKSASIVSVLTLASRITGLVRDLLMASIFGVSAMTDAFWVAFRIPNLLRRMFAEGAFSQAFVPVLAASKEKEGEEATHALVNSVATLLTMALLLTCVVGIAGAPILVYLLASGMEPEGFEAAVVMTRWMFPYIACMSLVALGAGVLNTWKNFAIPAATPVLLNVAMILAAWLGAPWFQQLGIEPIYAMAAGVMLGGVLQLGAILLAMRRMGLAPKIRLNIAAARAAWAQPATKRIVHLMGPALLGVSVSQISLIINTQIASHLGVGSVTWLNNAGLLMEFPTAMLGVALGVVLMPQLAAAKAANDAAKFSSMIDWGLRLVVLMAVPSAIALVTFAQPLASVIFHNGAYTDNDVMQTSVALMGYGAGLLGLVAIKVLTPGYFASQNIKGPALIGLAVLVITQALNFVFVPLLAHAGLALAIGVGAMVNALWLLIGLLRNRTYIPQPGWGRFALQVLAASALLAVFLMWANGSVPWLALKAEKLQRVGWLALYVSSAIAIYFVAIWAAGLNLRQLLRR, encoded by the coding sequence GTGAGCCTTATCAAATCCGCCTCCATCGTTTCCGTGCTGACCCTGGCGTCCCGTATCACCGGTTTGGTGCGTGACCTGCTGATGGCTTCCATTTTTGGCGTGAGCGCCATGACGGATGCGTTTTGGGTGGCATTTCGTATCCCCAATTTGCTGCGCCGCATGTTTGCCGAAGGGGCTTTTAGCCAGGCTTTTGTGCCCGTGCTGGCCGCCAGCAAAGAAAAAGAGGGCGAGGAAGCTACCCACGCCCTGGTCAATTCCGTTGCCACCCTGCTGACCATGGCCCTGCTGCTGACCTGTGTGGTGGGCATTGCGGGCGCGCCCATTCTTGTCTATCTGTTGGCCAGCGGAATGGAGCCCGAAGGTTTTGAAGCCGCCGTTGTCATGACGCGCTGGATGTTCCCCTACATCGCCTGCATGTCGCTGGTGGCGCTGGGGGCTGGCGTGCTCAACACCTGGAAGAACTTTGCCATTCCCGCAGCCACACCGGTATTGTTGAACGTAGCCATGATTCTGGCGGCCTGGTTGGGCGCGCCGTGGTTCCAGCAGTTGGGCATAGAGCCGATTTACGCCATGGCCGCAGGTGTGATGCTGGGCGGTGTATTGCAGCTGGGGGCCATCCTGCTGGCCATGCGGCGCATGGGATTGGCGCCAAAGATCAGGCTCAATATTGCTGCAGCCCGCGCCGCGTGGGCGCAGCCTGCTACCAAAAGAATAGTGCATCTGATGGGCCCTGCGTTGCTGGGTGTCAGCGTGTCCCAGATTTCCTTGATCATCAATACACAAATCGCGTCACATTTGGGGGTTGGCTCGGTGACTTGGCTGAACAATGCCGGATTGTTGATGGAGTTCCCCACCGCTATGCTGGGTGTGGCCTTGGGGGTGGTGCTGATGCCGCAGCTTGCCGCTGCCAAGGCTGCCAACGACGCTGCCAAGTTCTCCAGCATGATCGATTGGGGTCTGCGCCTGGTGGTATTGATGGCGGTGCCCAGTGCGATTGCCCTGGTTACCTTTGCGCAGCCGCTGGCCTCGGTGATTTTTCATAACGGCGCCTATACCGACAACGACGTCATGCAGACCTCGGTTGCCTTGATGGGTTACGGCGCCGGTTTGCTGGGCCTGGTCGCCATCAAGGTGCTGACGCCGGGTTATTTCGCCAGCCAGAACATCAAAGGCCCGGCGCTGATTGGCCTAGCGGTGCTGGTCATCACCCAAGCATTGAACTTTGTCTTTGTGCCGCTGCTGGCCCATGCTGGCTTGGCCTTGGCCATTGGCGTAGGCGCCATGGTCAACGCTCTGTGGCTGCTGATCGGGCTTTTGCGCAACCGCACCTATATTCCGCAACCTGGCTGGGGGCGTTTCGCCCTGCAAGTGTTGGCAGCCAGTGCGCTGCTGGCGGTATTTTTGATGTGGGCCAATGGCTCGGTGCCCTGGCTGGCCCTGAAAGCCGAGAAGCTTCAGCGTGTTGGGTGGCTAGCCCTCTACGTATCTAGCGCTATCGCTATCTATTTTGTAGCAATCTGGGCTGCCGGCCTGAACTTGCGACAATTGTTGCGGCGCTAG
- the rpsT gene encoding 30S ribosomal protein S20, translating into MASTKPKKKNPRLASGRKRVRQDVKINAANTSLRSKYRTAVKNVEKAVLAGDKTKATELFAKMQAVVDTVADKGIFHKNKAARDKSRLSTKVKALALAAA; encoded by the coding sequence ATGGCATCTACCAAACCCAAGAAAAAGAACCCACGCCTGGCGTCGGGCCGTAAGCGCGTCCGCCAGGACGTCAAAATCAATGCAGCAAACACTTCCCTGCGTTCCAAATACCGCACCGCGGTGAAGAACGTTGAGAAGGCAGTTCTGGCCGGTGACAAGACCAAGGCCACCGAACTGTTTGCGAAGATGCAAGCCGTGGTTGACACCGTGGCTGACAAGGGCATCTTCCACAAGAACAAGGCAGCACGCGACAAGAGCCGCTTGTCTACCAAGGTGAAAGCCTTGGCCCTCGCAGCAGCGTAA
- a CDS encoding thermonuclease family protein: MDRITLAFWSLVLGLCAATVFFVTGIYGQQANQQQREAKLDSGDLVQLVKVIDGDTVVVSKEGQGNATVRLLGIKTLESKHGKDEVAVYGRAAEEALKRIVGDKPLRVLLNTPPRDRHGRTIATLYAGDQDIGLGLVGEGHALVYSVYPFASMPVYLQAQNLARSKSLGLWGNPEVGSRAEAMINEWARQGS; this comes from the coding sequence ATGGACCGCATCACCCTTGCCTTCTGGTCCCTGGTGCTGGGCTTGTGTGCTGCCACGGTCTTTTTTGTGACCGGCATCTATGGCCAACAGGCCAACCAGCAGCAACGCGAAGCCAAGCTCGACAGCGGTGACCTGGTCCAACTGGTGAAGGTTATAGATGGCGACACCGTTGTCGTCAGCAAAGAAGGCCAGGGCAACGCCACCGTGCGCCTGCTGGGCATCAAAACCCTGGAATCCAAACACGGCAAGGACGAAGTAGCGGTCTACGGCCGGGCGGCCGAAGAGGCCCTGAAACGCATCGTCGGCGACAAACCCCTGCGTGTGCTGCTCAACACCCCACCCCGTGACCGCCATGGCCGCACCATTGCCACGCTGTATGCCGGTGACCAGGACATTGGACTGGGCCTGGTTGGTGAAGGACATGCACTGGTCTACTCGGTGTACCCGTTTGCGTCCATGCCGGTGTACCTGCAAGCGCAGAACCTGGCACGCTCCAAAAGCCTGGGCCTGTGGGGCAACCCGGAAGTCGGCTCCAGGGCCGAAGCCATGATCAACGAATGGGCGAGGCAAGGATCATGA
- a CDS encoding TrkA family potassium uptake protein, whose protein sequence is MMQVLLRLFQRNLVVNPSVQLRAVVLLTAILAYGTSGFLYFELPANPDLTWTDALWYSLVTLTTVGYGDFFPKTPGGRFLVGVPLMVIGIGLLGFILSVVATALITSKTKELKGMSSVTFSGHLVLINFPGLPKLLRLLDELANDPRIGRNTAIVLVDKDLEELPTELGARHVRYVRGDPTRDETLQRAGIHSAQHAIVLTRNANDSASDAINVSIALAIESRARQVNTVVECIDPGTRELLAKAGCDRVVCSAHFDALYVSQELLNPGTQDIVADLLSNGQGQQFYLTPLQGATAGKCFRDVATQAAAAGHVAIGLRRNNTNQLNVGADYPVQADDMAISIGEHRVGSFAL, encoded by the coding sequence ATGATGCAAGTGCTGTTGCGCCTGTTCCAGCGCAATCTGGTCGTGAATCCTTCTGTGCAGTTGCGCGCGGTGGTGCTGCTGACGGCCATATTGGCCTATGGCACCAGCGGATTTTTGTATTTCGAACTGCCCGCCAACCCAGACCTGACGTGGACCGACGCCCTGTGGTATTCGCTGGTGACCCTGACCACGGTGGGTTATGGCGACTTCTTTCCTAAAACCCCGGGCGGGCGTTTTCTGGTGGGCGTGCCGCTGATGGTGATTGGCATAGGCCTGCTGGGTTTTATCCTGTCCGTGGTGGCCACTGCATTGATCACGTCCAAGACCAAGGAGCTAAAAGGTATGAGCAGCGTCACATTTTCCGGGCACCTGGTGCTGATCAACTTCCCTGGCCTGCCCAAGCTGTTGCGCCTGCTGGACGAGCTGGCCAATGACCCACGCATAGGCCGCAACACCGCCATCGTGCTGGTGGACAAGGACCTGGAAGAACTACCCACCGAACTGGGCGCGCGCCATGTGCGCTACGTGCGCGGCGACCCCACACGGGACGAGACCCTGCAACGCGCCGGTATCCATAGCGCGCAACACGCCATTGTGCTGACCCGCAATGCCAACGACAGCGCGTCCGACGCCATCAATGTCAGCATTGCGCTGGCCATTGAATCGCGCGCACGCCAGGTCAACACGGTGGTGGAGTGTATAGACCCCGGCACGCGCGAACTGCTGGCCAAGGCCGGCTGTGACCGCGTGGTCTGCAGTGCGCACTTTGACGCGCTGTATGTGAGCCAGGAGTTGCTCAACCCCGGCACACAAGACATCGTTGCCGACCTGCTGAGCAACGGCCAGGGCCAGCAGTTTTACCTGACCCCGCTACAAGGGGCCACCGCTGGCAAATGTTTTCGGGATGTGGCGACCCAGGCGGCCGCCGCGGGCCATGTGGCCATAGGCCTGCGCCGCAACAACACCAACCAGCTCAATGTGGGTGCCGACTACCCCGTGCAGGCAGACGATATGGCCATCAGCATTGGTGAGCACCGCGTGGGCA